Below is a genomic region from Rosa chinensis cultivar Old Blush chromosome 5, RchiOBHm-V2, whole genome shotgun sequence.
TCCCACGTGAATACTTCAATTATCGTTAATTGGGCAATTTACGCCTGAATGGGCCAGTTATTGTTCCATGGTGTGTGAACAAGATGATCAGTCCGTTCTGATTTTTGGGTGGGTCTGATGAAATACTGACCAAAAAAGAACTAACTGTATGCTTGCACTTGCATATCATACTTGAAATGTCAACCAGAAAGAAACTGTTGTAACCTAACTATACACTTGGATTGTTATATCATAACAGTGGCAGACTAGGTCATTCTCTCTATAGGGGAACAAAATTAATGTGATTATCAAATAAGATTATCATAGGTGTGCAATTTTTCCTGTTTATGTCCGATTTGGGTGTGTGTTTGATACTGGTAAGTGGGTGAACTATAAAGCCTTAAAATGCAATGGAAGAGAAGGGTaaggctatggtatgttaatgtttctcatacatcaacttttgttactattttaaggactcattttatcactttaaggactcattttATCACTTGAGGACTCACGTGGTACCTAAAAAAATTTACCATTTTAAGGACTCATTTTACAATTTTGAgtactaatattactattttgaggactcattttaccactttaaggcaattgtatgcatgtcatatgttaacacattgtagaatttctcTGGTAGAGAAAACCGGATAGCTTTTCAATAGTTACATCTTCTACTTATTAGGTTTGGTATATTACTAATTTTAAAATTGAAGTTCTGTGATTTTCAGTCTTATAGCAATCTGGTTTTCCTTTTGGCTCATATTTGGATGTCAATTCTGTTCAGCACTGtggttcaaattttgaattttatgtttagtttatttttattttttttgtttgaagccAATGACGTTGGAACAAGTTTTGTCCGATCAAGATAGTGAGGATGAGGTTGATGATGATGTTGCTGATTTTGAAGATCGCAGGGTATACTTATTTTCAtcccctctccctccctccctctctctctctctctctctctctctctctctctttcatacAGTAGAATATGTTCTTTGAAAAAACTTAATTTTAACTTTAATCCAactgtctctctctctgttgaGTTTTGTCCAATCAGTGATTTGCCACCATTTGTTGATTTCTTTCATTTTAAATTGGGCAATATGTTAGCAGGACGTCACTTTCATTGCTGTTTTTGTTTTATCTAAGTTTTGTCCAATCCAACCTTTTTTAAATCAGTTGTTGCTCTCATGAAATCTATGCTTAAATTAGCAGCATCTTGTGTTTTATTGGCAACTTGAGATTTTGTACTGAAAGCAAATGCATAACTACTATTATACTCTTTATTGTAGATGCTTGATGATTTCGTTGATGTAACCAAAGATGAGAAGCAAATGATGCATATGTGGAACTCCTTCGTGAGAAAGCAACAGTAATTTTCTCTTCACTttgctttttggtttttggCTTCATGAGGGTATTTATTTCTCTTGTGTGGCGCCTTGTAGTACAAGTTTATAAACCATCAATTCCTACACACACAGTTTTACTGTTGCACTGAGGCACGTGCAGTCTAAATTTCAAGTGATGAACTCCTGGAGTTTTTATTATTGAAATAGTATGTGTCAAGATTATGCTTTAGAAAAAAGGCCTAGCTGTTTGTTTTCACAGAAATTTGTTTATCAGCCATGTCTATAAGAATAGTAAGTTATCAAAATTTTGATACATATCGAGTATTAATCTAGTATTTCTATTTGATATACACACGCCATGACCCTTCCCTGGATGTAGCAGTCTATATTGTATGATAATTGGTTAAAGAAAACCTCAAGGCTGATAAGCTGATTAGGTCAGGTCAGTTACAACAATCTTTTCAAAGTTAGCTGTGTCTACTGGTATAACCTTCAAAATCATATCTCGCCAACTTGACTGATGTAATACTAAGTTTTAACGTGGCTTGAGTCTAAACATTCCTTCCTGTGCCTTGGTTATAATTTAATTATCTGAGATAGAAAACACTGATGCTGTTGGATGTCATGGTACTTTTTGGCAGATCTCTTTTGCATTAGATAACTTTTTGGCAGATGTCTGAAACAATATTGATTTTATATCAATTCCTCTTCTGAAACATTTTGTCTTAATAATGGCAGGGTGTTGGCTGATGGCCACATTCCTTGGGCGTGTGAGGCATTTTCAAGATTGCATGCACATGAGCTTGTGCAATCCCCGGCCTTGATATGGTAATTGTCGTACTTGTCGATTCCCAATTGTAGTTGTGCACATCTAAATTCAATCCTCAAAGTTCACTTCTTTCTCTGCGGTGAACTTTGCCTATGCATTCTGgtagttgatatatatatatatatatatatatatatatatgtatgcgtGCGTGCCATAAATGAATCTAGCGTCTGATTTGGTGAATATTCTCATATAACTTTTCACGAAGTTTTTTAGTGACATGATCGTGCGATGCTCCAGGCTTAAGAGTGTATACCCATCTAAATAACACTTAAAAATTGGTTTACCAGTTGTCATGATATGCATGTTTATAAACAACACCTTATTCAGTACGAAAGATGAGTGGTGTCTGCACATTTAGTATAAGTTTTCCTAAAGCAAGCTACACATTTACTGACACATGTTGTGTATTCTGAGGAAAAATGTTAATATCATGTTTTGCTTTTAATGAGAATTTGTGAAGTCTCAAATATAAATGATTTGTCAGGTGTTGGAGATTATTTATGATCAAGTTGTGGAATCATGGTCTCCTGGATGCACGCAGTATGAACAACTGTAACATTATTCTTGAACAATATCCGAGCAAGGTTTTGGATCCGAAGAGTTGAAATAGATTAGTTTATTAAAGTCCGGCAAATTCATACAAATGTGTTGCTGATCCTAGTGACACTATTAACAGTATGTTTTATAATGTGCTTATTATTCCCAAGTTTAGGCGGGAGGCCATTTTGTCTTTTCTGTAACGTTTTGTATCCCATTTTCCGTATGTAATGAGCTGTATATTAATATTTACATCACAGAAAAGATATGTAAACCAGCACTTGACAAAATTCATTTGTGTTATTTAGTGTTCATCTTCCTTTTCCCCTTGGAATTTCCAGTATCTGAACTAACGAAACTAATACCAACGGTAACACTAGAAGGTATCCTATACAAAACCCAGACTTTTCTTCTCTGACAATTCTAACCTGTTTGTTCACATAAATTGTGACATATTTCTTTGGATAATCACCTAAATTGTGTAATGTGCAAATTCGCTAATCACCAGGGAAATAAGTAAGGGTTAATTTAAGAATTATTCTCCAAGTAGTTTTGCATGGAGATCAAGGAAACAGTAACAATGTTTCAATTGTTATTTATATACAcaccaaaaagaaaacagaagacTAATAGTCAATAGGCGTGAGCGAAAAGATACACGCGCAGAGAGTCAACAGTCAATAGCCTCCAGACGACCCGTTGGGATTTTGTGGTGTGTTTCTAGTAAGGTTCTTAATATAAGAAGATTCCAAATATGTGGCTGCATGATTGGACAAAAAGAGAGATCACAAAGATTAGCTTCTTTCTTGTGGAATTTCCCTCTCCAATATTGTTTCTTACCAAAAAACTCCCACCCCAATAGCTTCTTTTGCACGAAACACTGCTGCGGATGGATAAACTAGTCGTGAGCGGTTCTCAATTTGAGTACAATTTAATCACAAAATAGTCATTCATGCTGACATTTCTGAAAGGGATTCTTTCCCATTTGTTGAAAAGTCCTCGAGTTTCACAAATTTAAAGGCACTTTCCTCCTTCCATAGAAGTCATCAGTTGTACGGTTCTTCAGTTCATTACTATACCATCTCTGTCTTTCAATTCTTTCCATCTCTGTCTTTCAattctttctctcctctctctcctaGCTTATAGCCAGCTAGACATACACAGACTTCAAAcatggaagtaacagtggcttCCTGGGCAGCTCTGAGCCTTGTTTTTGTTAGCATAATAGCAAGATGGGTGTGGGGTGTGCTGGATTGGTTGTGGTTTAAGCCAAAGAAGCTAGAAAGATCGCTGAGAGAGCTAGGCCTTAAAGGAAACTCCTACAGGTTTATGTATGGAGACTTGAAGGAGAACGCTAACCTGCTCGAACAAGCATCATCCAAACCCATGAACCTCTCAACCTCCCACGACATAGTACCACGAGTCACCCCTTTCGACGATCAAGCCCTGAAAACTTATGGTATGCATGCCAAACTCTTTATGATGATGTATAGTttgttgcatatatatatatatatatatatatatatatatatatatatatatacacaaaacAAGGAATTACATGGAGTTGTATCTTTTACAGGTAAGGACTCTTTTGTTTGGATTGGCACTTCACCAATGGTGAATATAATGAATCCAGAAGATGTGAAAGCTGTCCTCACAAAAATGGATAATTTTCCGAAACCAGAAGCAAGCCCACTTATTAAGTTGCTAGCCCAAGGTATTGCAGCCTATGAAGGTGAGAAATGGGTTAAGCACAGAAGGATTATCAACCCTACATTCCATGTGGAGAAGCTAAAGGTATGACATGCATGTAATTGtcaatattttgaaattttcaggGAAGTGTTATTACCACATCCGAAGTCCAAACATTCATTTTTAGTGCTCCAAAGTTATTGTTTTATTACTTACATACACTCACAGAAAGGTGAAGAGGAGTACATATGATATTCTGAAGGTGTCAAGAATATATAGCTGTtcctattcaaatttattttaatttatgttGCATTGTTTGCAACAGCGTATGTTTCCGGCATTCCACGAAAGTTGTGATGATATGATTAAGGAATGGGAGAGCTCAGTGTCCAAAAGGGATTCATCATGTGAGTTGGATGTCTTCCCTTCTCTTCAACATTTGACGGCTGATGTGATTTCTCGAACAGCATTTGGAAGTAGCTATCAAGAAGGGAGGAAAATATTTGAACTCTTAAAAGAACAAACAGGATATGCATTAAAAGCCGTACATACTATTTACATTCCAGGATGGaggtataaatttaaaatttcctaTAGATAATACaaaattgtaattggatttcctTCATAGATGCCTTACTTTCTCAATAAAACTAAATgtcttgtggtgtataggtttgTACCAACTAAGATGAACAAGAGGATGAAGCAAATTGACAAAGAAATAAGGGGTTTACTCAAGGGTATTATAATTAAAAGAGAGCAGGCCATTAAAGCCGGTGAAGCGACTAAAGATGACTTATTAGGTGCACTTCTGGAGTCAAGCTTGAATGACATCCAGGAACGTGGGAAGAACAACAAAAGTGTTGGGATGAGTATTGAAGATGTAATTGAGGAGTGTAAACTGTTTTACTTTGCTGGGCAAGAGACCACTTCAGTGTTGTTGGTTTGGACAATGATTTT
It encodes:
- the LOC112201748 gene encoding cytochrome P450 CYP72A219, yielding MEVTVASWAALSLVFVSIIARWVWGVLDWLWFKPKKLERSLRELGLKGNSYRFMYGDLKENANLLEQASSKPMNLSTSHDIVPRVTPFDDQALKTYGKDSFVWIGTSPMVNIMNPEDVKAVLTKMDNFPKPEASPLIKLLAQGIAAYEGEKWVKHRRIINPTFHVEKLKRMFPAFHESCDDMIKEWESSVSKRDSSCELDVFPSLQHLTADVISRTAFGSSYQEGRKIFELLKEQTGYALKAVHTIYIPGWRFVPTKMNKRMKQIDKEIRGLLKGIIIKREQAIKAGEATKDDLLGALLESSLNDIQERGKNNKSVGMSIEDVIEECKLFYFAGQETTSVLLVWTMILLSQNQNWQERARQEVLQVFGSNKPDFDGLTHLKVVTMILLEVLRLYPPLVMMSRTVHKKTQLKKFSLPAGVEVSLPTLLIHHDKELWGDDANEFKPERFSEGVSKATKNQLSFFPFGAGPRICVGQNFAMIEAKLALSLILQHFTFELSPSYTHAPSSLIILQPQYGAPIILHKR